The proteins below come from a single uncultured delta proteobacterium genomic window:
- a CDS encoding Adenosine kinase, whose protein sequence is MTLYINGSMAYDRIMNFPGSFSDSILPDKIHIMNVSFMIERLDEKLGGCAGNIAYSLAVLGEKPVIVSRVGRDFARYKESLESLGLPLDGITPLEDELTAGAYIITDRNNNQITAFNPGAMRHPAPYSFEKAGPGDIMIVSPGNLEDMRRIPKLCREKGARCIYDPGQQLPVLTGEDLINAINGSYMLICNDYEFELICQKSGKTPEDLLAMAENIIVTLGENGSRVQCGGKTELVPAVAPKRIADPTGAGDAYRSGLLKGLSLGLSVLESARIGSTTASFCVEAHGTQAPFTAEECRNRHRNAFGVSF, encoded by the coding sequence GTGACGCTATACATCAACGGCTCCATGGCCTATGACCGGATCATGAACTTTCCCGGCTCGTTCTCCGATTCCATCCTGCCGGACAAAATCCATATCATGAACGTGAGCTTCATGATCGAGCGCCTGGACGAAAAGCTGGGCGGCTGCGCGGGCAACATCGCCTACAGCCTCGCCGTGCTTGGCGAAAAGCCGGTCATCGTCTCCCGCGTCGGCCGCGATTTCGCCCGCTACAAGGAAAGCCTGGAAAGCCTCGGCCTGCCGCTTGACGGCATCACCCCCCTGGAGGACGAACTGACGGCCGGGGCCTACATCATCACGGACCGGAACAACAACCAGATTACGGCCTTCAACCCCGGCGCCATGCGCCATCCGGCCCCCTACAGCTTCGAGAAAGCCGGGCCCGGCGACATCATGATCGTTTCCCCCGGCAACCTGGAGGACATGCGCCGCATCCCGAAACTCTGCCGCGAAAAGGGCGCGCGGTGCATTTACGACCCCGGCCAGCAATTGCCGGTCCTCACCGGGGAAGACCTTATCAACGCCATTAACGGCAGCTACATGCTGATCTGCAACGACTACGAGTTCGAACTGATCTGCCAGAAATCCGGCAAAACGCCGGAAGACCTGCTGGCCATGGCGGAAAACATCATCGTCACCCTTGGGGAAAACGGCTCCCGCGTGCAGTGCGGCGGGAAAACCGAACTGGTCCCGGCGGTCGCGCCCAAACGGATCGCGGACCCCACCGGCGCGGGCGACGCGTACCGCTCCGGCCTGCTCAAGGGGTTGTCGCTCGGCCTTTCCGTCCTCGAATCCGCCCGCATCGGGTCCACCACGGCCTCTTTCTGCGTGGAGGCGCACGGCACGCAGGCCCCGTTCACCGCGGAAGAATGCAGAAACCGTCATCGCAACGCCTTTGGCGTCAGTTTTTAA
- the nth gene encoding Endonuclease III: MTKKERATHVLHRLAARYPHPETHLEAHDAWELTVATVLAAQCTDKRVNTVTPGLFARWPQPADLAEADILELEEVIRSTGFYHNKAKNLIGAAKRVTEVFNGVVPKTMKELITLPGVARKTANVVLWGSYGINEGLAVDTHVGRISLRLGLTASKDPVTVEKDLMNLFPRAEWGNVNHRMVWFGRDVCDARKPACAACEMNDICPKEGVRQG, encoded by the coding sequence ATGACCAAAAAAGAACGCGCAACCCATGTCCTGCACCGTCTCGCAGCCCGCTACCCGCACCCGGAAACGCACCTTGAGGCGCACGACGCCTGGGAGCTTACCGTTGCCACGGTTCTGGCCGCGCAATGCACGGACAAGCGCGTGAACACGGTTACACCGGGGCTGTTCGCCCGCTGGCCCCAACCCGCCGACCTGGCGGAAGCGGACATACTTGAATTGGAGGAGGTTATCCGCTCCACCGGGTTTTATCACAACAAGGCCAAGAACCTGATCGGCGCGGCGAAGCGCGTGACGGAAGTATTTAACGGCGTGGTGCCGAAGACCATGAAAGAATTGATAACCCTGCCGGGCGTGGCCCGGAAAACCGCCAACGTGGTGCTGTGGGGTTCCTACGGCATCAACGAGGGGCTGGCCGTGGACACGCACGTGGGCCGCATATCCCTCCGGCTCGGCCTTACTGCCAGCAAGGACCCGGTGACGGTCGAAAAGGACCTCATGAACCTCTTCCCGCGCGCGGAATGGGGCAATGTGAACCACCGCATGGTCTGGTTCGGCCGGGATGTGTGCGACGCCAGAAAACCGGCCTGCGCGGCATGCGAAATGAATGACATCTGCCCCAAGGAAGGGGTGAGGCAAGGGTAA
- a CDS encoding Major facilitator superfamily MFS_1 translates to MKTETFAPPSTVHGRRVLVLAFGATMSMVLGVSGIMPMVPALAKVFGISVAKASLVITVFTLPGVVFTLFAGLLADRFGRRAVLVPSLSLFCFAGAACAFAGSFEMLLFFRFVQGIGAAPLGVLNTTIIADTWSGRTMSTLIGYNVTILSVGTAIYPSLGGALAVFDWRYPFLLPLLALPVLYVALKTPLANPGSAGTCREYVAEISRIFHTRRIVGLLGITGLTFVLLYGPIITSFPVLADAYFHASPAAIGLVMAFSSVGAALTASQLGRLYGRFTPRGLLLFSQVLYVASLAAVINVPGLWWAILPILAYGMGQGLIIPNVQAQLLAAATPAQRASVMAANGMLLRIGQTLAPVTFGFIMVTRGIPWGFYLGMALSAGIVALTLAYVPKRG, encoded by the coding sequence ATGAAAACGGAGACATTCGCGCCGCCCTCGACCGTCCACGGGCGGCGCGTTCTTGTTCTGGCCTTCGGGGCCACGATGAGCATGGTGTTGGGGGTTTCGGGCATCATGCCCATGGTGCCGGCTCTCGCCAAGGTGTTCGGCATCAGTGTCGCCAAGGCCAGTCTCGTCATCACGGTATTCACCCTGCCGGGCGTTGTGTTTACGCTTTTCGCGGGCCTTCTGGCGGACAGGTTCGGGCGCAGGGCGGTACTCGTGCCTTCCCTTTCCCTGTTCTGCTTTGCCGGGGCGGCCTGCGCGTTTGCCGGCAGTTTCGAGATGCTGCTGTTCTTCCGGTTTGTGCAGGGTATCGGCGCCGCTCCGCTCGGGGTCCTCAATACCACGATCATAGCGGATACCTGGTCCGGCAGGACCATGTCGACCCTTATCGGGTACAACGTTACCATCCTGAGCGTGGGAACGGCCATTTATCCCAGTCTCGGCGGGGCGCTGGCCGTTTTTGACTGGCGCTACCCCTTTCTGCTGCCGCTGCTCGCGCTGCCCGTGCTCTACGTCGCGCTGAAAACGCCCCTCGCCAACCCCGGCTCCGCCGGGACCTGCCGCGAGTATGTCGCCGAGATCAGCCGTATTTTTCACACCCGCCGCATCGTGGGGCTTTTGGGCATAACCGGCCTGACCTTCGTGCTGCTCTACGGGCCGATCATCACCAGTTTTCCCGTGCTGGCGGACGCCTATTTCCACGCGAGTCCCGCCGCCATCGGCCTGGTCATGGCCTTTTCCTCCGTCGGGGCGGCCCTGACGGCCTCCCAACTCGGCAGGCTGTACGGCAGGTTCACCCCGCGCGGCCTTTTGCTGTTCAGCCAGGTCCTGTACGTGGCAAGTCTCGCCGCCGTCATCAACGTGCCGGGGCTATGGTGGGCCATCCTCCCCATTCTGGCGTACGGCATGGGCCAGGGGCTGATTATTCCCAACGTGCAGGCGCAGTTGCTGGCAGCCGCGACTCCGGCCCAGCGGGCCTCTGTCATGGCCGCGAACGGCATGCTGCTGCGGATCGGGCAGACGCTTGCGCCCGTGACTTTCGGCTTCATCATGGTGACGCGGGGCATTCCCTGGGGGTTTTATCTGGGGATGGCGCTTTCCGCGGGGATTGTCGCCCTGACGCTGGCCTATGTGCCGAAGCGGGGATGA
- a CDS encoding exported hypothetical protein (Evidence 5 : No homology to any previously reported sequences), translating into MQHARVTPAILLALLLFAATAAWAAPGADAQTRAPAPGDAPVPIAPFPAAPKGEVLVGGSFFSLTTPEGYVLADEEDYGNFLENTYDSLEAVGMTLQAAYIPENIDMRARKDPSTTVDKYLAVMTYDDLDKEIITPKVFEEMQATFRANPDMLGKESSPGTAAAPRRIGPLAMTGTAVFYSFRTQNDEGKAVGGAMALVHTEKTLVYVCLYALTGKSEAETVEALRAELPGVVAGLAIPPPDTRDGKPFIYAGLACLLFAFLLGLFFLFRERKAP; encoded by the coding sequence ATGCAGCACGCCCGCGTCACCCCGGCCATCCTCCTGGCCCTCCTCCTGTTCGCCGCGACGGCCGCCTGGGCCGCGCCCGGAGCGGACGCCCAAACGCGCGCCCCCGCGCCCGGGGATGCCCCGGTTCCCATCGCGCCGTTCCCTGCCGCGCCCAAGGGGGAAGTGCTCGTGGGGGGCTCCTTCTTCTCCCTGACGACGCCTGAAGGGTATGTGCTGGCCGACGAAGAGGATTACGGCAACTTCCTCGAAAACACCTATGATTCCCTGGAAGCGGTGGGCATGACGCTCCAGGCGGCGTACATTCCCGAAAACATCGACATGCGCGCCAGGAAGGACCCTTCCACCACCGTGGACAAGTATCTCGCGGTGATGACGTATGACGATCTCGACAAAGAGATCATCACGCCCAAGGTGTTCGAGGAAATGCAGGCCACGTTCCGTGCAAACCCGGATATGCTCGGCAAGGAATCCTCCCCCGGCACCGCCGCCGCTCCCCGGCGTATCGGCCCCCTGGCCATGACCGGCACGGCCGTTTTTTACAGTTTCCGGACGCAGAACGACGAAGGCAAGGCCGTCGGCGGCGCCATGGCCCTCGTGCACACGGAAAAGACCCTTGTGTACGTCTGCCTGTATGCGCTGACGGGAAAATCCGAGGCAGAGACCGTCGAGGCGCTCAGGGCCGAGCTGCCGGGCGTTGTCGCGGGCCTTGCCATCCCGCCCCCGGATACCCGCGACGGCAAGCCCTTTATCTACGCCGGGCTGGCGTGCCTTCTCTTCGCCTTCCTTTTGGGACTCTTCTTTCTCTTCCGCGAGCGGAAAGCGCCGTAA
- a CDS encoding BadF/BadG/BcrA/BcrD ATPase family protein, translated as MNTDLLLGLDVGSTTVKAVVLDNDGAILFSRYMRHNSEVHATVAALLSEVNETFPETKWRMSVAGSGAITLAEKLNISFVQEVIASSLSIRTRLPETDVAIELGGEDAKLTFFRGGLDQRMNETCAGGTGAFIDQMAAFIQTDAAGLDALAQKHTTIYPIASRCGVFAKTDILPLLNEGGSREDIAASIMQAVVNQTISGLARGRAIEGKVVFLGGPLTFLPSLRDRFVKTLKLAAEDALFPEHAEFFVAIGAALHARETEARLRLDNILWGLETYSGNEAEHTLPALFRGPEDKKEFIDRHSRQRGARLPLDQAHGSAWLGFDSGSTTLKAVLIDAKGRLLYSYYGPNKGNPLSAAIKVLEEIYEKKNPDLFIEATAVTGYGSALLKAGLCADIDEVETVAHLTAARFFEPKVSFILDIGGQDIKCMYIKNGAIDQIQLNEACSAGCGSFLENFAASLGISLADFVDLAMNAKKPVDLGTRCTVFMNSKVKQAQKEGASVADIAAGLCYSVIRNACYKVMKISNVAELGEHIVVQGGSFFNNALLRVVEMEISKHVTRPGIAGLMGAFGAALIACERGSEQPLSRLIGPEEVASFSTKTATARCKHCSNSCLLTITTFADKRRFISGNRCERGNDDAPQNLPNMYAYKYRRLFEHYVPLDKAKAKRGVIGIPRALNIFENYPLWFTLFTTLGYRVELSAPTSKSLFFKGFESIPSQTVCYPAKLAHGHIVDLVERGVDAIFFPCITFEQKDFDTQTNNYNCPVVTGYPELLARNVPELARAGIPLIHEFLPLSKEMLGTRLKGIPFFARINSHTLDHAIRRGFDAMEAFKKDIREQGEKVLRQLKESGTFGVVVTGHPYHTDPGVHHGIAELITSCGMGVLTEDSVAHLMPDPGTLRVVDQWTYHSRLYRAGAFAASRDNLAVLQLVSFGCGLDAITMDQLQEIVTDRGRLYAQIKIDEGANLGPARIRIRSLYAALRERKDKKMKADTTASFKGSTVFTKAMRKTHTILVPQLSPIHFNFIETIIESGGYKVKQLPSVNRDAIDLGLRYVNNDACFPAIVMIGQLLQAVQSGEYDPNRIALLISETGGGCRATNYIAFLRKALADCGMDHIPIISFFISAGDAKESGFEFTGSMLRKAIMAAYYGDALMRLLHRVRPYEAEEGSANALAAEWTEKGKEALKKGGVINFDKTLWAMIRAFDKLPLVAEEKRKPRVGLVGEIMLKYHPDANNEAAKIVEQEGGEAVVPDIMDFVLYCLYDRVFAYKQLAGRWRPYIIGLLSIMTLEFCRLTMRIGLGLSKRFTAPSSFRTLRKKTKGLISMGHQTGEGWLLTAEMVKMLEADVPNILCMQPFGCLPNHITAKGWLKELKNRFPEANIMAVDYDPGASEVNQINRIKLMMSTAK; from the coding sequence ATGAACACTGATCTTCTGCTCGGGCTTGACGTCGGGTCAACCACGGTCAAGGCTGTCGTGTTGGACAATGACGGCGCCATTCTTTTCTCGCGGTACATGCGCCACAACTCCGAAGTCCATGCGACCGTCGCCGCCCTCCTCTCCGAGGTCAATGAAACATTCCCGGAAACAAAATGGCGGATGTCCGTGGCCGGGTCCGGCGCCATCACCCTGGCGGAAAAGCTGAATATTTCCTTCGTCCAGGAGGTCATCGCCTCCAGCCTCAGCATCCGTACCAGGCTCCCGGAAACGGACGTGGCCATCGAACTGGGCGGCGAGGACGCGAAACTTACCTTTTTCCGGGGGGGCCTGGACCAGCGCATGAACGAAACCTGCGCCGGCGGCACGGGCGCCTTCATCGACCAGATGGCGGCCTTCATCCAGACGGACGCCGCCGGTCTTGACGCCCTGGCCCAAAAACACACGACGATCTACCCCATTGCCTCACGCTGCGGGGTGTTCGCCAAAACCGACATCCTGCCCCTGCTCAACGAAGGCGGCTCCCGCGAGGATATCGCGGCCTCCATCATGCAGGCCGTGGTCAACCAGACCATCAGCGGGCTCGCGCGCGGCAGGGCCATTGAAGGCAAGGTGGTGTTCCTCGGCGGGCCCCTGACCTTTCTGCCGTCGCTGCGCGACCGCTTCGTCAAAACCCTCAAACTCGCTGCGGAAGATGCCCTTTTCCCGGAACACGCGGAATTTTTCGTGGCCATCGGCGCGGCGCTCCACGCCCGGGAAACCGAAGCCCGGCTGCGGCTCGACAACATCCTCTGGGGGCTGGAAACCTATTCCGGCAACGAGGCGGAACATACCCTGCCCGCGCTTTTCCGCGGCCCCGAAGACAAAAAGGAGTTCATCGACCGCCACTCCAGGCAGCGGGGGGCCCGGTTGCCCCTCGATCAGGCCCACGGCAGCGCCTGGCTGGGGTTTGACAGCGGCTCCACCACCCTGAAAGCCGTGCTCATTGACGCAAAGGGCAGGCTCCTCTACTCCTACTACGGCCCGAACAAGGGCAACCCCTTAAGCGCCGCGATCAAGGTGCTGGAAGAAATTTACGAAAAGAAAAACCCGGATCTCTTCATCGAGGCCACGGCCGTCACCGGGTACGGCAGCGCCCTTCTGAAAGCCGGTCTCTGCGCGGACATCGACGAGGTGGAAACCGTGGCCCACCTGACGGCGGCGCGGTTCTTCGAGCCGAAAGTCTCGTTCATCCTGGACATCGGCGGCCAGGACATCAAGTGCATGTACATCAAGAACGGGGCCATCGACCAGATTCAGCTGAACGAGGCCTGCTCCGCCGGGTGCGGCTCGTTTTTGGAAAATTTCGCGGCATCATTAGGCATCTCGCTCGCCGATTTCGTGGACCTGGCCATGAACGCGAAAAAACCCGTGGACCTCGGCACCCGCTGCACGGTGTTCATGAACTCCAAGGTCAAGCAGGCGCAGAAGGAAGGCGCGAGCGTCGCGGATATCGCGGCGGGCCTGTGCTACTCCGTCATCCGCAACGCCTGCTACAAGGTCATGAAGATCAGCAACGTGGCGGAGTTGGGCGAGCATATCGTGGTCCAGGGCGGGTCTTTCTTCAACAACGCCCTGCTCAGGGTCGTGGAGATGGAGATCAGCAAACACGTGACCCGGCCGGGCATCGCCGGCCTGATGGGCGCCTTCGGCGCGGCCCTGATAGCGTGCGAGCGCGGCAGCGAGCAGCCTCTCTCCAGGCTGATCGGGCCGGAGGAAGTGGCCTCCTTCAGCACCAAAACAGCCACGGCCCGCTGCAAGCATTGCAGCAACAGCTGCCTGTTGACCATCACCACCTTCGCGGACAAGCGCCGCTTCATCTCCGGCAACCGCTGCGAACGGGGCAACGACGACGCGCCGCAGAACCTGCCCAACATGTACGCTTACAAATACCGCCGCCTTTTCGAGCACTACGTCCCCCTGGACAAGGCCAAGGCGAAACGCGGCGTCATCGGCATCCCGCGCGCGCTCAACATTTTTGAAAACTATCCCCTGTGGTTCACGCTGTTCACCACCTTGGGCTACAGGGTCGAACTTTCCGCGCCGACGTCCAAGAGCCTGTTCTTCAAAGGGTTCGAAAGCATCCCCTCGCAGACGGTCTGCTACCCCGCCAAACTTGCCCACGGGCATATCGTGGACCTTGTCGAGCGGGGCGTGGACGCCATTTTCTTCCCCTGCATCACCTTCGAACAGAAGGACTTCGACACCCAGACCAACAACTACAACTGCCCCGTGGTTACGGGATATCCCGAACTGCTCGCCAGGAACGTCCCGGAATTGGCCCGGGCAGGCATTCCGCTTATCCACGAGTTTCTCCCCCTTTCCAAGGAAATGCTCGGCACGCGGTTAAAAGGCATTCCCTTCTTCGCCCGCATCAATTCGCATACCCTGGACCACGCCATACGCCGGGGCTTCGACGCCATGGAGGCCTTTAAAAAGGATATACGCGAGCAGGGGGAAAAGGTTCTGCGCCAGTTGAAGGAAAGCGGCACATTCGGCGTGGTCGTGACCGGGCACCCCTACCACACGGACCCCGGCGTGCACCACGGCATCGCGGAACTCATCACCTCCTGCGGCATGGGCGTGTTGACCGAGGATTCCGTGGCCCACCTTATGCCCGACCCCGGCACGCTGCGCGTTGTGGACCAATGGACCTACCACTCGCGCCTGTACCGGGCCGGGGCGTTTGCCGCCTCCAGGGACAACCTGGCGGTTCTCCAGCTGGTCTCCTTCGGCTGCGGGCTTGACGCCATCACCATGGACCAGCTCCAGGAAATCGTCACGGACAGGGGCAGGCTCTACGCCCAGATCAAAATTGACGAAGGCGCGAACCTCGGGCCCGCGCGCATCCGTATCCGCTCGCTTTACGCGGCCTTGCGCGAGCGCAAGGACAAGAAAATGAAGGCGGACACCACCGCGTCGTTCAAGGGGTCCACGGTCTTTACCAAGGCCATGCGGAAAACCCACACCATCCTTGTGCCCCAGCTTTCGCCGATCCATTTCAACTTCATCGAGACGATCATCGAATCCGGCGGCTACAAGGTCAAGCAACTGCCCTCGGTGAACCGGGACGCCATCGACCTCGGCCTGCGGTACGTGAACAACGACGCCTGCTTCCCGGCCATCGTGATGATCGGCCAGCTTCTGCAGGCCGTGCAGAGCGGCGAATATGACCCGAACCGCATCGCCCTGCTCATTTCCGAAACCGGCGGCGGCTGCCGGGCCACCAACTATATTGCGTTCCTGCGCAAGGCGCTCGCCGATTGCGGCATGGACCACATCCCCATCATCTCGTTTTTCATCAGCGCCGGGGACGCCAAGGAATCCGGCTTCGAATTCACCGGCTCCATGCTGCGTAAAGCCATCATGGCGGCCTACTACGGCGATGCCCTCATGCGCCTGCTGCACCGGGTGCGGCCCTACGAGGCCGAGGAAGGCAGCGCCAACGCGCTCGCCGCGGAATGGACCGAAAAGGGCAAGGAAGCGCTGAAAAAGGGCGGGGTCATCAATTTCGACAAAACCCTCTGGGCCATGATCCGCGCCTTTGACAAGCTGCCCCTCGTCGCCGAGGAAAAGCGCAAACCCCGCGTCGGCCTTGTGGGGGAAATCATGCTCAAGTACCACCCGGACGCCAACAACGAGGCGGCCAAAATCGTGGAGCAGGAAGGCGGCGAAGCCGTGGTCCCGGACATCATGGATTTCGTGCTCTACTGCCTCTACGACCGGGTGTTCGCGTACAAGCAGCTCGCCGGGCGCTGGAGGCCGTACATCATCGGGCTTCTCAGCATCATGACGCTGGAATTCTGCCGCCTGACCATGCGTATCGGCCTGGGGTTGAGCAAGCGGTTCACGGCGCCCAGTTCCTTCCGGACCCTGCGTAAAAAAACCAAGGGCCTCATTTCCATGGGCCACCAGACCGGCGAAGGCTGGCTGCTCACGGCGGAAATGGTCAAAATGCTGGAAGCGGACGTGCCCAACATTCTCTGCATGCAGCCCTTCGGCTGCCTGCCTAACCACATCACCGCCAAAGGCTGGCTCAAGGAACTCAAAAACCGGTTCCCCGAGGCCAACATCATGGCCGTGGATTACGACCCCGGCGCCAGCGAGGTCAACCAGATCAACCGCATCAAGCTCATGATGTCCACCGCGAAATAA
- a CDS encoding Multi-copper polyphenol oxidoreductase, laccase → MAVMLDDAGCIPFAFPSLPNVRCVFTTRFAGNLSLHEREGEERETAVAARKSLFERLGVDSWSELQQIHGDTFIKEPEPTPVDQLPPVEADGHATGRKRHALCIKTADCQGLLLAHPAGHVAAVHVGWRGNVLRLVQTAVAAFCLDHALDPAEVRAVRGPSLGYAEFVNFRREWPPVFAPWYDPASHCVDLWSLTRRQLSEAGLKSQNIFSLDLCTYSLNSLFFSHRRKDAGRQMALIWME, encoded by the coding sequence GTGGCTGTAATGCTTGATGATGCCGGATGCATTCCTTTTGCGTTTCCGTCTCTTCCCAACGTCCGGTGCGTGTTCACGACCCGGTTCGCGGGCAACCTTTCCCTGCACGAACGGGAAGGTGAGGAACGGGAGACGGCCGTAGCGGCCAGGAAGTCCCTGTTTGAGAGACTGGGCGTCGATTCCTGGTCGGAACTGCAGCAGATCCATGGAGACACTTTTATCAAGGAACCCGAGCCGACCCCGGTCGACCAGCTGCCGCCCGTCGAGGCGGACGGGCACGCGACAGGCCGTAAACGGCACGCCCTGTGCATCAAGACGGCGGACTGCCAGGGTCTTTTGCTGGCGCATCCCGCCGGCCACGTGGCCGCCGTTCATGTAGGGTGGCGGGGGAACGTTTTGCGCCTCGTCCAGACGGCGGTGGCCGCCTTTTGCCTGGACCATGCCCTTGACCCGGCGGAGGTGCGCGCCGTGCGCGGCCCCAGCCTGGGGTACGCGGAATTCGTCAATTTCCGCCGGGAATGGCCGCCCGTTTTCGCCCCCTGGTACGACCCGGCCAGCCACTGCGTGGACCTCTGGTCCCTGACCCGCCGCCAGCTCAGCGAGGCCGGGCTCAAGTCGCAGAACATTTTCAGTCTCGACTTGTGCACCTATTCCCTGAACTCCCTCTTTTTCTCCCACCGCCGGAAAGATGCCGGGCGGCAGATGGCGCTCATCTGGATGGAATAA
- a CDS encoding 5-formyltetrahydrofolate cyclo-ligase — protein sequence MPEKAALRELMRAKRRALTEKDVFERSLKAQRHILASAEWTAASSVGLYMAVRREMDTALLADAAWKAGKEVLIPYTPPHTPGVMCLLPCLSGQTLVESRFGIPEPAAATCPLPPEEIWVPGIIIVPGLAFDRDGHRLGTGGGYYDRLFAQNSMQDTIRIGLAYAFQIVDALPAEVWDAPMHAVATEEGLTWL from the coding sequence ATGCCGGAAAAAGCCGCCCTGCGGGAACTCATGCGCGCCAAACGGCGCGCCTTGACGGAGAAGGACGTTTTTGAACGCTCGCTCAAGGCGCAGCGGCATATCCTCGCCTCCGCGGAATGGACCGCCGCGTCCTCCGTCGGCCTGTACATGGCCGTCCGCCGGGAGATGGACACGGCTCTTCTGGCCGACGCCGCCTGGAAAGCGGGCAAGGAAGTGCTCATTCCGTATACGCCGCCGCATACCCCCGGAGTCATGTGCCTTTTGCCCTGCCTCAGCGGCCAGACGCTGGTAGAGAGCCGGTTCGGCATTCCCGAGCCCGCTGCCGCGACATGCCCCCTGCCGCCGGAGGAAATCTGGGTTCCGGGGATCATCATCGTGCCGGGCCTGGCCTTTGACAGGGACGGGCACCGCCTCGGCACCGGCGGCGGCTATTACGACAGGTTGTTCGCTCAAAATTCAATGCAGGACACCATCCGCATCGGGCTTGCCTATGCGTTCCAAATCGTGGATGCCCTGCCGGCGGAAGTGTGGGATGCCCCCATGCACGCCGTTGCGACCGAGGAGGGTCTTACGTGGCTGTAA
- the cutA gene encoding Divalent-cation tolerance protein CutA, with translation MDTECLLVYVTMPDKDSARTFSETLVRERFAACVNILDGAESIYWWQGALETATEAVCLFKTTRGRFPAFLEKAKALHPYDVPCIVAWPLERGNADFLDWIGAETAPR, from the coding sequence ATGGACACAGAATGCCTGCTCGTGTACGTCACCATGCCGGACAAGGATTCGGCCCGGACTTTCAGCGAAACGCTTGTGCGCGAGCGTTTTGCAGCCTGCGTCAACATTCTTGACGGGGCGGAGTCCATTTACTGGTGGCAGGGCGCGCTGGAAACGGCAACGGAGGCCGTCTGTCTGTTCAAAACCACGCGCGGGCGGTTTCCCGCGTTTTTAGAAAAAGCGAAAGCGCTGCATCCCTATGACGTGCCCTGCATCGTCGCCTGGCCGCTCGAACGGGGCAACGCGGATTTTCTCGACTGGATCGGGGCCGAAACCGCGCCCCGCTGA